The region CCGTCAGGCGGCGGTGTATAAAGGCCGCAGCCGCGACACGGCGTGGTTTTCGATAATCGGCAGCGAATGGCCGCAAGTCAAAGCGCGCTTCGAGCGGTGGCTGGCGGATGGCAATTTTGATGAAAACGGCAAGCAGCGATTGTCGCTGAGCGAAATTTAGGGAGTGTAGTCAGAAGGCATTGCGGCGGTATTTTTGGTTAAAATCCGCATCTGCTGCGTTAAAAATGTCCGCAAGATGTCCGCTCTTGCTGCGCTTTTTGCCTTGCCTCTGCGGATTTTTCCTCAAAAAACCGCTCCACAAGCATTCTGACTATACTCCCTAATCCGTATTGCCATAAAGATAAAATTGTTTTCAGACGGCCTTTAAATCCGTCAGGCCGTCTGAAAAAGAAAAATGGACAAATGATGAATCAGACAATGAAAGTTTGCCTATGAGCATGGCATTGGCGCAAAAGCTGGCCGCCGACAGTATCGCGGCGGTGGCGCAGGGGCAGAACCTGCAAGACGTATTGGCGGCTGTTCGTGCGGCCAATCCCGAATTGAGTGCGCAAGAGAGCGGTGCGCTGCAAGACATTGCTTACGGTTGCCAGCGTTATCTGGGCAGCCTGAAATTTATGCTCGGCAAAATGCTGAATAAGCCGATTGACAATTTGCAGCTCGAAAGTCTGTTGTTGGCAGCTTTATACCAACTGCATTACACACGAAATGCGCCGCATGCGGTGGTGAACGAAGCGGTGGAGAGCATTGCCAAAATCGGCCGCGGTCAGTACCGCTCGTTTGCCAATGCGATTTTGCGCCGTTTTCTGCGCGAGCGCGACAAGCTGGCTGCGGCGTGCAAATACGACGACACGGCCAAGCACAATCTGCCGCAATGGTGGGTGGCGTATTTGCAAAACCATTATCCGAAATATTGGCACAACATTACCGCCGCGCTGCAATCGCATCCGCCGATGACTTTACGCGTCAACCGCCGCCACGGCAATGCGGAAGGTTATCTGCAAAAATTGGCTGCGGAAGGCATTGAAGCGAAGGCTTTGGACGATTATGCGGTGACCTTGACCGAAGCCGTGCCGGTGAGCCGCCTGCCCGGTTTTTCAGACGGCTTGGTATCGGTGCAGGACTTCGGTGCGCAAAAAGCGGCGTATCTGCTCAATCCGCAAAACGGAGAGCGTATCCTTGATGCCTGTGCCGCGCCGGGCGGTAAAACCGGGCATTTGCTGGAATTGGCCGATTGCCATGTGACCGCATTGGATATTGATGCTGCCCGTTTGGTGCGCGTGCAAAGCAATATCGACCGCTTGGGCTTTCAGACGGTCACTTTGCATTGTGCCGATGCGCAGGATTTGGCTGCGTGGTATGATGGCAAACAGTTTGATGCAGTGTTGGCCGATGTACCGTGTACCGCTTCGGGTGTGGCGCGCCGCAATCCCGACATCAAATGGCTGCGTCGTCCCGGTGATGCGCTGAAAACCGCCTGCCAACAGGAAGCCTTGTTGGACGCTTTGTGGCAGACTCTGACAAAAAACGGCAGGATGCTGTTGGCGACGTGTTCGATTTTTGCCGAAGAAAACGATCAGCAGTTGCAAAAATTCCTTAACCGCCATGCTGATGCCCGATTGCTGGAATCGCATGTGCTTTTACCGAACAAACACCAAGATGGCTTTTATTACGCGCTTATTGAAAAGCAGTAAATTCATGCTGCTGCCGGTTCTGCTGGCTGCGTCGTTGCACGCAGCGGCGGAGGGCATCAGTGCGGCCCGTGCCGAGGCCGGCTTGATGGAGGACGGCCAGTTGTCGGTCAGCAGCCGTTTCAAAACCGAATTGCCCGACCAGCTCAAACAGGCCTTGCAACAGGGTGTGCCGTTGAATTTTTCTTTGTCTTACCAATTGTCGGAGCCGACGATTGCGGCTTACCGTTTCCGTTTGGAACATCTTTTAAACGACGGCAACACAGTCAACTATAAATTATCGTTCCATCCGCTAACCAACCGTTACCGCGTCACGGTGGGCACGTTTTCCACCGAGTACGATACCTTGAATGCTGCCTTGCGTGCGGTTGGCGCGATTGCCAACTGGAAAGTATTGAGTAAAGGTGCCTTGCGCAACATCGAGCCGAAAGACATTAAAGCACAAATCCGTTTGCAATTGTCCACATCCAAGCTGCCGAAACCTTTCCAAATCAATGCACTGACGTCACGAAGCTGGAGCTTGGATTCGGGCTGGAAAAGCTTGTCGGTTACGCGGGAATAAATCATGCGCCGCT is a window of Neisseria yangbaofengii DNA encoding:
- the rsmB gene encoding 16S rRNA (cytosine(967)-C(5))-methyltransferase RsmB — its product is MSMALAQKLAADSIAAVAQGQNLQDVLAAVRAANPELSAQESGALQDIAYGCQRYLGSLKFMLGKMLNKPIDNLQLESLLLAALYQLHYTRNAPHAVVNEAVESIAKIGRGQYRSFANAILRRFLRERDKLAAACKYDDTAKHNLPQWWVAYLQNHYPKYWHNITAALQSHPPMTLRVNRRHGNAEGYLQKLAAEGIEAKALDDYAVTLTEAVPVSRLPGFSDGLVSVQDFGAQKAAYLLNPQNGERILDACAAPGGKTGHLLELADCHVTALDIDAARLVRVQSNIDRLGFQTVTLHCADAQDLAAWYDGKQFDAVLADVPCTASGVARRNPDIKWLRRPGDALKTACQQEALLDALWQTLTKNGRMLLATCSIFAEENDQQLQKFLNRHADARLLESHVLLPNKHQDGFYYALIEKQ
- a CDS encoding DUF4390 domain-containing protein, with product MAFITRLLKSSKFMLLPVLLAASLHAAAEGISAARAEAGLMEDGQLSVSSRFKTELPDQLKQALQQGVPLNFSLSYQLSEPTIAAYRFRLEHLLNDGNTVNYKLSFHPLTNRYRVTVGTFSTEYDTLNAALRAVGAIANWKVLSKGALRNIEPKDIKAQIRLQLSTSKLPKPFQINALTSRSWSLDSGWKSLSVTRE